In Thermomicrobiales bacterium, one genomic interval encodes:
- a CDS encoding MOSC domain-containing protein, whose protein sequence is MTVIELLSVNVALPGYLCERHGQMIESGIRKRPISTETVTVSEVNIEGDGQGDLVAHGGPEKAVYGYPSEHWPRWTEEMSPALPYGPGSFGENLSLKGILEDEACIGDIWRWGDVRLQIRQPRYPCYKFAESPAAERGQSHGR, encoded by the coding sequence GTGACCGTGATCGAGCTGCTCTCGGTCAATGTGGCGCTCCCAGGCTATCTCTGCGAACGGCATGGCCAGATGATCGAAAGCGGGATTCGCAAGCGCCCCATTTCGACCGAAACCGTAACCGTCTCCGAGGTCAATATCGAAGGTGACGGCCAGGGTGACCTGGTGGCTCATGGCGGTCCAGAAAAGGCCGTCTACGGCTACCCCTCCGAGCATTGGCCACGCTGGACCGAGGAGATGAGCCCGGCGCTTCCCTACGGCCCGGGATCGTTCGGGGAAAACCTGAGTCTGAAGGGGATACTGGAGGACGAGGCCTGCATCGGCGATATCTGGCGTTGGGGCGATGTGCGGCTGCAAATCCGCCAACCGCGCTACCCCTGTTACAAGTTCGCTGAAAGCCCAGCGGCCGAACGTGGTCAAAGCCATGGTCGATAA
- a CDS encoding LLM class flavin-dependent oxidoreductase, with protein MASITICGCAPAPKPVQQKLPVLIGGKRPRMLKVIARHADLWDTGNDPEGIREALAQIQAHCREDSGRDPGEIAASSSFGADRLEHGDSFEDSSAPIAPPAPASFFDFPEEKDWNRPSAWPLMSCRACVTNSPERWKDTNPRHGLANDYQRPPDRTRYLIFYDTLIELYPNAGDAGSGALRRIGTSPIWKPCANPISSPRTTSRSSMEQFRFATGHPPTVSGSGSHI; from the coding sequence ATGGCCAGCATTACGATCTGCGGATGCGCCCCTGCCCCAAAACCAGTGCAGCAGAAGCTGCCGGTGCTCATCGGTGGCAAACGCCCACGCATGCTCAAGGTCATCGCCCGTCACGCCGATCTCTGGGATACCGGCAACGATCCGGAAGGCATCCGGGAAGCGCTGGCGCAGATCCAGGCGCATTGCCGGGAAGATTCTGGCCGCGATCCCGGCGAGATCGCGGCTTCTTCCAGCTTCGGCGCAGACCGGCTGGAACACGGCGACAGTTTCGAAGACTCATCCGCGCCTATCGCGCCGCCGGCACCAGCCAGTTTCTTCGACTTCCCCGAGGAGAAGGACTGGAATCGGCCAAGCGCCTGGCCACTGATGTCATGCCGCGCCTGCGTGACGAACTCGCCTGAACGCTGGAAGGACACCAATCCGCGACATGGACTCGCAAACGACTACCAACGACCGCCCGATCGAACTCGTTACCTGATCTTTTATGACACGTTGATCGAATTGTATCCCAACGCTGGAGATGCTGGCAGCGGCGCGCTTCGCCGCATCGGCACGAGTCCGATCTGGAAGCCCTGCGCCAATCCGATCTCATCGCCGAGGACTACTTCACGATCGTCAATGGAGCAATTCCGATTCGCGACCGGCCACCCGCCGACCGTGAGCGGATCCGGCTCGCATATATGA
- a CDS encoding HAD-IA family hydrolase has protein sequence MTSALIGYEKPHINTFRAAFEPLGVDPANTLHIGDQPKSDVVGALNAGMRAALIDRYERQDPALHDVPIFVGLDALVDHVLAINAQAAVAS, from the coding sequence GTGACCTCGGCGTTGATCGGCTATGAGAAGCCGCATATCAACACCTTCCGGGCGGCATTCGAACCGCTCGGCGTCGACCCCGCGAACACGCTGCACATTGGCGACCAGCCAAAGTCCGACGTGGTCGGAGCGCTGAATGCGGGCATGCGCGCGGCGCTGATCGATCGCTACGAACGCCAGGATCCGGCTCTGCACGACGTTCCCATCTTCGTCGGACTCGATGCGCTGGTCGATCATGTGCTGGCGATCAACGCACAGGCGGCGGTGGCGTCGTGA
- a CDS encoding M24 family metallopeptidase: MTEREVCAEAIAAAMRAGADFVRYFRVHSGPWSAFDSLATGHGPAHRIVEIVALDVIGAYQGYGFDVNRTTVCGDASAETRRLLETTLEATNAAVEQIRPGVAVSTVADAAVEVMQRGRYGDYFAGMMGHGIGLETVELLICR; the protein is encoded by the coding sequence GTGACCGAGCGCGAGGTCTGCGCGGAGGCAATTGCCGCGGCCATGCGCGCCGGGGCCGATTTCGTGCGCTATTTCCGGGTGCACTCTGGTCCGTGGTCGGCGTTCGACTCGCTGGCCACAGGCCACGGACCGGCGCATCGAATCGTAGAGATCGTGGCGTTGGACGTCATCGGCGCATACCAGGGCTATGGGTTCGACGTGAACCGCACGACGGTTTGCGGCGACGCGAGCGCCGAAACCCGCCGCCTGCTGGAAACCACCCTCGAAGCGACCAACGCGGCGGTGGAGCAGATTCGCCCAGGAGTGGCGGTTTCGACCGTGGCGGACGCTGCGGTCGAGGTCATGCAGCGCGGCCGGTATGGCGATTACTTCGCTGGCATGATGGGCCACGGTATCGGGTTGGAGACGGTCGAGCTTCTTATCTGTCGGTGA
- a CDS encoding LLM class flavin-dependent oxidoreductase encodes MGVLVYGNTHRHPSVLAKEIVTVDHISKGRAILGIGAGWE; translated from the coding sequence ATCGGCGTGCTGGTCTACGGCAACACACACCGGCATCCGTCAGTGCTGGCCAAAGAGATTGTGACCGTCGACCACATCAGCAAGGGACGCGCGATTCTGGGTATTGGCGCAGGGTGGGAATGA
- a CDS encoding amidohydrolase family protein: MIVDVHNHTPRHRIAPERTGAELDSKWRPDQSASTAHTWDEHVRALECVDRAIVFNIASDPRGDVPDDGQLIYETPRVNDDTAAFVRAYPEKFIGFLTVHPFHPNALDEVERGVHDLGLRGIKLGPNYQNFDPLGPEAFAVFARAEELGLPILFHQGTSPVRFADLDFAHPRHIDRVATAFPDLKMILAHMGHPWQTDCYVVIRKHPNVYADISANFYRPWSYYNAMRIATEWAVLDKLLFGSDYPIASPQETMDALWRVNDPIAGTALPPVPLDALERILHRNSLELLGLE; the protein is encoded by the coding sequence ATGATCGTCGATGTTCACAACCACACCCCACGACATCGGATTGCTCCCGAGCGAACCGGCGCCGAACTCGATAGCAAATGGCGCCCCGATCAATCTGCCTCCACCGCGCATACCTGGGACGAGCATGTGCGCGCGCTCGAATGCGTCGATCGCGCCATCGTCTTCAACATCGCGTCCGATCCGCGCGGCGATGTGCCCGATGACGGCCAGCTCATCTACGAAACCCCACGGGTGAATGACGATACCGCGGCGTTCGTGCGGGCGTATCCGGAAAAGTTCATTGGCTTCCTGACCGTGCATCCCTTCCATCCGAATGCGCTGGATGAGGTCGAGCGCGGCGTTCATGACCTCGGCTTGCGCGGTATCAAGCTTGGCCCCAATTACCAGAACTTCGATCCGCTCGGACCGGAGGCGTTCGCGGTCTTCGCTCGTGCCGAGGAACTTGGGCTGCCGATCCTCTTTCATCAGGGAACGTCGCCGGTGCGCTTTGCCGATCTCGATTTCGCGCATCCGCGGCATATCGACCGTGTCGCCACCGCGTTCCCGGACCTCAAGATGATCCTGGCCCATATGGGGCACCCGTGGCAGACCGACTGCTACGTCGTCATCCGCAAACATCCGAATGTGTATGCGGACATCTCCGCCAATTTCTATCGCCCCTGGTCGTACTACAACGCCATGCGCATCGCGACCGAATGGGCCGTGCTGGACAAGCTGCTCTTCGGTTCGGACTACCCCATCGCGTCGCCGCAGGAAACGATGGATGCGCTTTGGCGTGTCAACGATCCGATTGCGGGCACCGCGCTGCCGCCCGTTCCCCTCGATGCGCTCGAACGCATCCTGCACCGCAATTCGTTGGAGCTGCTGGGGCTCGAATAG
- a CDS encoding ScyD/ScyE family protein — MLIEMDLMLEKARLNRRELLIRSVAMAAAAGVALPAAGAFAQDASPAAGEEQGGGMPPLPEGATVVGQGLWNPGDITLGEDGTIYIAEQGVSGGDPTAPPPAATPGVVATATPPLVPPQISAIAPDGTQIVLTTAIGGVGIDYYDQSVYVSTGGSSVGSGMVPLPSENTISAIDINTQETRLVAELGPYEEANNPDGTDINPNLYGLGISQDGVIYVADAGGNTIYQVAPDTGEFSLFAVVPNLTDLTGATPTAEEEAMQPGPRQPVPTSVAIAPDGTITVVLLSESWNGPSILDYQADGTYTVRDVQLSMIVDATYGPDGALYRHAVDSGL; from the coding sequence GTGCTAATCGAAATGGACCTAATGCTGGAAAAAGCGCGGCTCAATCGCCGTGAGTTGTTGATTCGCAGCGTGGCCATGGCGGCTGCTGCGGGCGTTGCCCTGCCGGCAGCAGGCGCGTTCGCGCAGGACGCATCACCCGCTGCGGGTGAAGAGCAGGGCGGGGGCATGCCGCCGCTGCCGGAGGGCGCCACTGTCGTCGGACAAGGGCTCTGGAACCCGGGTGATATCACCCTGGGCGAGGACGGCACCATCTACATTGCCGAGCAAGGCGTCTCGGGTGGCGATCCCACCGCGCCGCCTCCGGCTGCGACCCCAGGCGTCGTTGCGACCGCCACTCCGCCGCTCGTGCCGCCGCAGATCTCCGCGATCGCGCCGGACGGCACGCAGATCGTCCTCACGACCGCGATTGGCGGCGTTGGCATCGACTATTACGATCAGTCGGTCTACGTCTCCACTGGTGGGAGCTCGGTTGGGAGCGGCATGGTGCCGTTGCCGTCGGAGAACACCATCAGCGCGATCGATATCAACACCCAGGAGACACGGCTTGTCGCCGAGCTCGGTCCCTACGAGGAGGCCAACAACCCGGACGGCACCGATATCAACCCGAATCTTTACGGGCTCGGGATCAGCCAGGACGGCGTCATCTACGTCGCGGACGCAGGCGGCAACACGATCTACCAGGTTGCCCCGGATACCGGCGAGTTCTCGCTCTTCGCGGTGGTGCCGAATCTGACCGATCTGACCGGCGCCACGCCAACGGCCGAGGAGGAAGCGATGCAGCCTGGGCCGCGGCAGCCCGTCCCGACCAGCGTTGCCATTGCGCCGGACGGCACCATCACCGTGGTGCTCCTTTCCGAGTCGTGGAATGGACCCTCGATCTTGGACTATCAGGCCGACGGCACCTACACGGTTCGCGATGTACAACTGTCGATGATCGTCGATGCGACATACGGACCGGATGGCGCGCTCTACCGTCACGCAGTTGACAGCGGACTTTAG
- a CDS encoding plastocyanin/azurin family copper-binding protein, protein MVQLLLPLQPGRLRVWQTRRLWPALASPAASGSTFVSTIVSLKFTPPEIDIEAGTTVIWENRDVVLPRCAQSQGGRPALRIAVYRRPGKSFSFTFDKPGTYPVFCIPHPFMSQTVVVTEKK, encoded by the coding sequence ATGGTGCAACTGCTACTCCCACTTCAGCCGGGCCGGCTGCGGGTATGGCAGACGCGACGCCTGTGGCCAGCCTTGGCTTCCCCGGCCGCGAGCGGGTCGACGTTTGTCTCGACGATTGTTTCGCTGAAGTTCACACCGCCCGAGATCGACATCGAGGCTGGCACCACGGTGATCTGGGAGAATCGCGATGTCGTCTTACCTCGATGCGCACAAAGCCAAGGTGGAAGACCAGCTCTTCGCATCGCCGTATATCGAAGGCCGGGAAAATCCTTTTCCTTCACCTTCGACAAACCGGGCACCTATCCGGTCTTCTGCATACCGCATCCGTTCATGTCGCAGACGGTGGTGGTGACGGAGAAGAAATAG
- a CDS encoding DedA family protein, with amino-acid sequence MLATDPTTTELTGIADWAVRFMEKLGAPGAGVLIALENIFPPLPSEVVLPLAGFTASRGDFHLWEALLWTTLGSVVGAMVLYGIGAALGMQRTIAIAERIPLIQTSDIDKTVAWFNKHGTKAVFFGRMLPIFRSLISIPAGIERMPIPIFLGLTLAGSLIWNSIFVIAGYQLGENWHRVEKYADLFQYLVIGVVGIAVLWFIIRRLRSQRSGTEPAA; translated from the coding sequence TTGCTTGCCACCGACCCGACAACAACTGAACTGACGGGCATTGCCGATTGGGCAGTCCGCTTCATGGAGAAGCTGGGCGCGCCCGGAGCGGGGGTGCTCATCGCCCTGGAGAATATCTTCCCGCCCCTTCCGAGCGAGGTGGTCTTGCCTCTGGCTGGTTTCACCGCCAGTCGTGGTGACTTCCATCTATGGGAGGCACTGCTCTGGACGACGCTGGGATCGGTTGTCGGGGCCATGGTGCTCTATGGCATCGGCGCCGCGCTCGGGATGCAGCGCACGATCGCGATTGCCGAACGAATTCCCCTGATCCAAACCAGCGATATCGACAAGACCGTCGCCTGGTTCAACAAGCATGGCACCAAGGCGGTCTTCTTCGGCCGCATGTTGCCGATCTTTCGCAGTCTGATCTCGATACCGGCCGGGATCGAGCGGATGCCGATCCCGATCTTTCTGGGGCTCACCCTGGCCGGCAGCTTGATCTGGAATTCGATCTTCGTGATCGCCGGCTATCAACTTGGTGAGAACTGGCATCGGGTGGAAAAGTATGCCGATCTCTTCCAATACCTGGTCATCGGCGTCGTCGGCATCGCGGTGCTCTGGTTCATCATCCGCCGGCTCCGCTCGCAGCGGAGCGGAACCGAACCCGCCGCCTGA
- a CDS encoding PDZ domain-containing protein — protein MLGVRLGHGQSDQAPGSSSMPKDMSSPIGMSSRGDKSSRSSFRMASGFQPRWWVRTASSDLAVVRIDGEAPTFATFGNSDEVAGRRNCAGDRFTVGHLHQHRHQGIVSALGRDLAQSNYNNLIQHDAAISLSSSGGPLFDLHGRVVGVNTLGVHQKEGGQSIQGLFFAARQSGAGHRAAADFRWTRDPPFFGIASDHQRQLLPRPIAIDIAAYISVVNIGGPAEAAGLQVGDIVIAINGVSVNEQNAFAEVLFMHQPGETVSVDVLRGDQMMTVQLTLIDVARRLSEDWKAERLVQTPCGVSVPSQGADLGAQDPVLYVRARFRVRWRSRRHASITRLEPVASSSTRWKGWACSLQVGSTMLHGSWCC, from the coding sequence ATGTTGGGGGTTCGACTCGGTCACGGCCAGTCGGATCAGGCACCGGGTTCATCATCGATGCCGAAGGACATGTCGTCACCAATTGGCATGTCGTCGAGGGGGGACAAGAGTTCCAGGTCATCCTTTCGAATGGCGAGCGGCTTCCAGCCACGCTGGTGGGTTCGGACCGCATCCAGCGATCTTGCCGTGGTCAGGATCGATGGCGAGGCGCCGACGTTCGCAACGTTTGGCAATTCGGACGAGGTTGCAGGTCGGCGAAACTGTGCTGGCGATCGGTTCACCGTTGGGCACCTACACCAACACCGTCACCAGGGAATCGTCAGCGCGCTTGGCCGCGATCTGGCCCAATCCAACTACAACAACCTGATCCAGCACGACGCGGCCATCAGCTTGAGCAGCTCGGGTGGACCGTTGTTCGATCTGCATGGCCGCGTGGTTGGCGTCAACACGCTGGGTGTACATCAGAAAGAGGGAGGACAGTCGATCCAGGGACTCTTCTTCGCTGCCAGGCAATCAGGTGCAGGACATCGCGCAGCGGCTGATTTCCGATGGACGCGTGATCCTCCGTTCTTCGGTATCGCATCAGACCATCAACGGCAGTTGCTGCCCAGGCCAATCGCGATCGACATTGCAGCCTACATCTCTGTTGTTAACATCGGCGGACCCGCGGAAGCTGCCGGTTTGCAAGTCGGCGATATCGTGATCGCCATCAATGGCGTGTCTGTGAATGAGCAGAACGCGTTCGCCGAAGTGCTCTTCATGCACCAGCCGGGAGAGACAGTGTCGGTCGATGTTCTGCGCGGAGATCAGATGATGACAGTCCAGCTCACCCTCATCGACGTCGCCCGACGCCTGAGCGAGGACTGGAAGGCCGAGCGCCTGGTCCAGACGCCATGCGGTGTTTCGGTTCCGTCTCAGGGCGCAGATCTCGGCGCGCAGGACCCCGTTCTGTACGTACGTGCCCGTTTTCGGGTCAGATGGCGCTCCCGCCGCCATGCCAGCATCACTAGACTCGAACCAGTGGCAAGTTCGTCGACGCGCTGGAAAGGCTGGGCATGTTCTCTCCAAGTAGGCTCGACCATGTTGCATGGTTCCTGGTGTTGTTGA